The following are from one region of the Verrucomicrobiia bacterium genome:
- a CDS encoding ATP-binding protein, which yields MNEALLDHDLRRDEASKRRFLEGGEKLKKWIGAHAGSFTASDQREKLAQVEAALEVYLSRGAKLMEEHATSDGKPALEQVENNAAPLLALCDSLAATERVALAEFMQESHRSLSWVEGLLLVSLMLVVGLGVVVGLSGYRELLAPLRNQLRQSRAIIERHEKLASLGTLAAGVAHEIRNPLTAINVRIHSLKRSLVSGSSEHEDATVIDNEIKRLEGIVQAFLQFARPAEPKLVTVSADSLLVRVRALFGGQLEKAAIQLLLESPPDLWVRVDPQQIEQVLINLVQNAAESIERDGMIRLRARKEAARLGGRSGPVVVLEVSDTGKGIPPEVQKRIFDPFFTTKEEGTGLGLSIATRIVEQQGGALQFTTQQGRGTTFSLLLPEAERHSDENSTKDTNH from the coding sequence ATGAATGAGGCGCTGCTTGACCACGATTTGCGTAGGGATGAAGCCAGCAAGAGGAGATTTCTGGAAGGCGGCGAAAAATTGAAGAAGTGGATAGGCGCGCACGCGGGCTCGTTTACCGCCTCTGACCAGCGCGAAAAACTGGCTCAAGTCGAGGCGGCTCTCGAAGTATACCTGAGCCGGGGAGCAAAACTCATGGAGGAACATGCCACCTCCGATGGGAAACCCGCATTGGAGCAAGTCGAAAATAATGCCGCCCCACTACTCGCGCTGTGCGACAGCCTGGCAGCGACGGAGCGGGTCGCGCTTGCCGAATTCATGCAGGAATCACATCGGTCGCTCAGTTGGGTGGAGGGCCTCCTGCTGGTGTCATTGATGCTGGTGGTCGGTCTCGGAGTGGTAGTAGGCTTGTCGGGCTACCGTGAACTCCTGGCGCCACTGCGCAACCAGTTGCGGCAAAGCCGCGCAATTATCGAACGTCATGAGAAACTGGCCTCGCTTGGCACGCTCGCGGCGGGCGTGGCCCATGAGATCCGCAACCCGCTAACAGCGATCAACGTGCGGATTCACAGCCTCAAGCGCAGCCTGGTCAGTGGTTCCTCCGAACACGAGGACGCCACCGTTATTGATAATGAGATCAAACGTCTGGAGGGTATCGTGCAGGCATTTCTGCAGTTTGCCCGCCCGGCGGAGCCGAAACTTGTGACGGTTTCGGCCGATAGCCTGCTGGTTAGGGTTCGGGCGCTTTTCGGCGGGCAATTGGAAAAGGCTGCGATTCAACTCCTGCTGGAATCCCCTCCTGACCTGTGGGTGAGAGTTGATCCACAGCAAATTGAGCAGGTCCTGATCAACCTGGTCCAGAACGCAGCCGAGAGCATTGAGCGCGATGGAATGATCCGCCTCCGGGCCCGCAAGGAAGCCGCGCGCTTAGGCGGCCGATCCGGCCCGGTCGTTGTGCTGGAGGTCAGCGATACGGGCAAGGGGATTCCGCCAGAGGTGCAGAAGCGGATTTTCGATCCATTCTTCACGACAAAGGAAGAAGGCACGGGCTTAGGTCTTTCAATCGCGACGCGAATCGTCGAACAGCAAGGCGGCGCGCTGCAGTTTACGACCCAACA